A stretch of Arachis hypogaea cultivar Tifrunner chromosome 15, arahy.Tifrunner.gnm2.J5K5, whole genome shotgun sequence DNA encodes these proteins:
- the LOC140179610 gene encoding uncharacterized protein, translating into MFVMRTIAKNKVKLNNHNGVLTPVIKSRLEKVRKESKNWKPIWTGDNGYEKFEVHGHSTNHVVDLGKRLCTCQFWMLTGIPCVHACAALSRVNKPPEDFCHRLLTMESYREIYNYHINPIPGQPLWEHAEECNRPHAPKIKRKPGKLQMKRRMDADEKGGGGSKKSKADPKPQNNNGDNVHLKRQLGPFTCSFCGDKGHTKRGCKKKRACDVAAAAAEANKKKKNEGGAPASEQQLQQPQHDGNQRDGEDNSLMQSTEIGQATSDAQPVEIDISQPTASDVENSQKDHGIKRPSKLSPRRRSSPLATSVPVNPMQGASSGTTTRLVNYMKFIPTPGFKAPRKKN; encoded by the exons ATGTTCGTAATGCGGACCATAGCCAAGAACAAGGTGAAACTAAACAATCACAATGGAGTGCTCACACCGGTTATAAAGAGTCGATTGGAGAAAGTTAGAAAAGAATCTAAGAATTGGAAGCCTATTTGGACAGGGGACAAcggatatgaaaagtttgaggtGCATGGACACTCAACTAATCATGTGGTGGACTTAGGAAAAAGACTATGCACTTGCCAATTTTGGATGCTTACAG GTATTCCTTGTGTGCATGCATGTGCTGCACTGTCTCGGGTTAACAAGCCACCAGAAGACTTTTGTCACCGCTTGCTAACAATGGAGTCATACAGGgaaatatataattatcatattaatCCAATTCCTGGACAACCATTATGGGAGCATGCAGAAGAATGTAACAGGCCACATGCaccaaaaataaagagaaaacctGGAAAACTACAGATGAAAAGACGGATGGATGCTGATGAGAAGGGTGGTGgaggatctaaaaaatctaaAGCTGATCCCAAGCCTCAGAATAACAACGGAGATAATGTTCATCTAAAGAGGCAGTTGGGCCCCTTTACTTGCAGTTTCTGTGGTGATAAAGGACATACAAAGAGAGGTTGTAAGAAGAAGAGAGCTTGtgatgttgctgctgctgctgctgaggctaataagaagaagaaaaatgaaggagGTGCCCCTGCATCTGAGCAGCAACTTCAGCAGCCTCAACATGATGGTAACCAACGTGATGGAGAAGATAATTCTCTTATGCAGTCTACTGAGATTGGCCAAGCCACTTCTGATGCACAACCTGTAGAGATAGATATATCTCAGCCAACTGCTTCTGATGTAGAAAATTCTCAAAAG GATCATGGAATAAAAAGGCCTTCAAAATTATCACCAAGGAGAAGATCCTCTCCACTAGCAACTTCTGTCCCAGTGAATCCCATGCAGGGTGCTAGTTCAGGAACTACAACAAGACTTGTCAATTACATGAAGTTCATCCCAACTCCAGGATTTAAGGCTCcaagaaagaagaattga
- the LOC112749697 gene encoding uncharacterized protein encodes MEEMLDIMFHHGGDFKEDQEGTMIYYPDNKACLGDLDVDTLDVFYLRNYHKKLGYDEIKQCWWQVPGKGLENGLRSLNNDKEIREMVKCAKINNGVIDVYFEHGASLPKVLEGNTKVASNTKGTQPPSTVSKNQNQTKKPINKVSGAKPNKPTGSIQPTKPIKTTQNTKTDKTNKSKQPNKNSISRRPCTRSGARGFQSKVFNNEIPFEVSSDSYESAEDSLFKPTLDEDSSSNSDTGVKNVNNGSRNRVNKNHNEKILTNVGPLAKGKEKILVEDDAFVQEVSDEEVDLGFIGSFAEGVEYSLDPGADSDGANSWHSEEMKTPLNSEDELEEDNDSDDACPVFREGARFGELHLEVGMKFGTKWDFREAVREYTIQEGRRIRLAKNDNIRCRAVCKVKECPWVVYASRDHEDTCWQIKTFNDDHTCPREDKNRAANRNWVCSKLVKKVRKYPNFRHCEATTYFRTRFDLTLNKNSISRALMDARSVVYGDEKEQYKMVRDYGLTLLKTNPGSTVQICTKPQPNGEVIFERMYVCLSGCKNGFKSGCRPLIGLDGAFLKTQFGGQILSAVGQDANHHIYVIAWTIVEIENRENWKWFLELLHLDLGHYKKNGWCFISDMQKGLISAVQEVMPNVHHRFCVWYLWRNFNKSWKDLQLRGLLWECARATTHQEFRDGMDKIKRLNEDAWTYLDKWQRDAWTRSAFSHKPL; translated from the exons atgGAAGAGATGTTGGATATTATGTTTCATCACGGAGGTGATTTTAAAGAAGATCAAGAAGGAACAATGATATATTATCCGGATAATAAGGCTTGTTTAGGTGACCTAGATGTGGATACATTAGACGTCTTCTATCTAAGGAACTACCATAAAAAGCTTGGTTATGATGAGATAAAGCAATGCTGGTGGCAAGTTCCTGGGAAAGGTTTGGAGAATGGACTAAGAAGCTTGAATAATGACAAGGAGATAAGAGAGATGGTGAAGTGTGCTAAGATCAATAACGGAGTTATTGATGTATATTTCGAGCATGGAGCATCATTGCCAAAGGTTTTAGAGGGAAACACCAAAGTTGCCTCAAACACCAAAGGTACACAACCACCATCAACagtttcaaaaaatcaaaatcagaccAAAAAACCCATTAACAAGGTCAGTGGAGCCAAGCCAAACAAACCCACTGGTAGCATCCAGCCcacaaagcccatcaagaccacccAAAACACCAAAACAGATAAAACCAACAAGTCCAAGCAGCCCAACAAAAATAGTATATCTAGGAGACCTTGTACAAGATCTGGTGCCAGAGGATTCCAAAGCAAAGTTTTTAATAATGAGATTCCTTTCGAGGTGTCTTCTGACTCTTATGAGAGCGCAGAAGATAGCCTTTTTAAGCCAACTCTTGATGAAGACAGCTCTTCTAATTCAGATACTGGGGTGAAGAATGTCAACAATGGGAGTAGGAATAGGGTGAACAAGAACCATAATGAGAAGATATTGACAAATGTTGGTCCTCTAGCTAAAGGAAAGGAGAAGATTCTGGTCGAGGATGATGCATTTGTGCAAGAAGTTAGTGATGAAGAAGTGGATCTTGGTTTTATTGGTAGTTTTGCTGAAGGTGTAGAATATAGTCTAGATCCTGGAGCTGACTCGGATGGTGCCAATTCATGGCACTCAGAGGAGATGAAGACTCCTCTAAATTCGGAAGATGAACTAGAAGAAGACAACGATTCTGATGACGCATGTCCAGTGTTTAGGGAGGGTGCAAGATTTGGTGAATTGCATCTTGAGGTGGGTATGAAATTTGGCACAAAGTGGGACTTTAGAGAAGCTGTTAGGGAGTATACAATTCAAGAGGGTAGGCGCATACGCCTGGCGAAGAACGATAATATAAGGTGCAGGGCAGTTTGTAAGGTTAAGGAGTGTCCTTGGGTGGTTTATGCATCAAGGGACCATGAGGACACTTGTTGGCAGATCAAAACCTTTAATGACGACCACACATGTCCCAGGGAAGACAAAAATAGGGCTGCTAATAGGAATTGGGTCTGCAGCAAGCTTGTGAAGAAGGTCAGAAAATATCCCAACTTCAGACATTGTGAAGCTACAACCTATTTCAGAACACGTTTTGATTTGACACTAAACAAAAATTCAATCTCGAGGGCTTTGATGGATGCTAGAAGTGTAGTGTATGGTGATGAAAAGGAACAATATAAGATGGTGAGGGACTATGGCTTGACTTTGCTGAAAACTAATCCCGGTTCAACAGTGCAAATATGTACCAAACCTCAACCAAATGGAGAAGTTATTTTTGAGAGAATGTATGTGTGCTTAAGTGGTTGTAAAAATGGGTTCAAATCTGGCTGCCGTCCTTTGATTGGATTAGATGGAGCATTCCTGAAGACTCAATTTGGTGGACAAATTCTGTCAGCTGTTGGACAGGATGCGAACCATCATATCTACGTCATTGCGTGGACAATTGTGGAAATAGAGAATAGGGAAAACTGGAAGTGGTTTCTTGAATTACTGCATCTAGACTTGGGACATTACAAAAAAAATGGCTGGTGCTTTATATCCGATATGCAAAAG GGACTAATATCAGCAGTGCAAGAGGTGATGCCCAATGTGCACCATCGTTTTTGTGTCTGGTATTTGTGGAGAAACTTTAACAAGAGTTGGAAGGATTTGCAACTAAGGGGGCTTTTGTGGGAATGTGCAAGGGCAACAACTCATCAAGAGTTCAGGGATGGAATGGATAAGATAAAAAGACTGAATGAAGATGCATGGACATATTTAGATAAATGGCAAAGAGATGCATGGACTAGAAGCGCATTCAGCCATAAGCCATTATAA